A window from Glaciimonas sp. PCH181 encodes these proteins:
- a CDS encoding ATP-binding protein, whose protein sequence is MIIFVAGIHGVGKTYLAAPIAKQLGIRHATASQLIREERGGQSWGKDKQVSEVDDNQTALISAVSRLKESDPSLLLDGHFVLRGEHGVHIPIAEKVFRCLRIDAVLLLECDVEVISVRLSERGDHSWNVADLASFAIAEAAHANRVATMLGLPLQIMRTPNPAQFKEVVEALLKRRPHIQINA, encoded by the coding sequence GTGATTATTTTCGTTGCTGGCATTCATGGTGTCGGGAAGACCTATCTTGCCGCCCCCATAGCTAAACAACTCGGAATCAGGCATGCGACAGCGAGTCAGTTGATAAGAGAAGAGCGTGGGGGGCAATCGTGGGGTAAAGATAAACAAGTTAGCGAAGTGGACGATAACCAGACTGCTCTAATTTCAGCAGTCTCAAGATTGAAAGAAAGTGATCCATCGCTACTGCTTGATGGGCATTTTGTTCTTCGTGGCGAACATGGCGTGCATATACCGATTGCGGAAAAGGTATTCCGTTGTTTGCGAATTGACGCTGTTCTATTGCTTGAGTGTGATGTTGAGGTCATCTCGGTGCGGTTGTCAGAACGGGGCGATCATTCGTGGAACGTTGCGGACTTAGCGTCCTTTGCGATAGCTGAGGCCGCCCATGCCAATAGGGTTGCCACAATGCTTGGCTTGCCCTTGCAAATTATGCGGACTCCTAATCCAGCCCAGTTCAAGGAAGTTGTTGAAGCTTTGCTAAAGAGGCGTCCACATATACAAATAAACGCTTAA
- a CDS encoding ASCH domain-containing protein codes for MMTNSQKCLLPQGGRAIVLSIKPKYAELILAGTKTVELRRMWAAEQVGMIVIYASSPVCRLVGRVNVQDVVRAAPSTLWKHSVQRGGGLTRRELFDYFSGKDAGYAVLLDDVVKFEKMIEPQAVIENFSAPQSFRYLSAAEIRKLEQKVRIRKAKQ; via the coding sequence ATGATGACCAATTCTCAAAAGTGCTTACTGCCGCAGGGTGGAAGAGCCATAGTTCTTTCAATTAAGCCTAAATACGCTGAGCTAATTCTTGCTGGTACGAAAACAGTCGAATTGCGTCGTATGTGGGCTGCCGAGCAGGTGGGAATGATTGTTATCTACGCCAGTTCTCCAGTTTGCCGCCTTGTGGGACGCGTGAATGTGCAAGACGTCGTGAGAGCGGCACCGTCCACTCTATGGAAACACAGTGTTCAACGCGGCGGAGGACTGACTAGGCGTGAGCTTTTTGACTATTTCAGCGGTAAAGATGCTGGGTATGCCGTGCTCTTGGATGACGTTGTTAAATTCGAGAAAATGATTGAGCCGCAGGCTGTCATTGAGAATTTTTCGGCACCGCAATCGTTTCGCTACTTGTCGGCAGCTGAAATACGAAAACTCGAACAGAAAGTGCGAATAAGGAAGGCTAAACAGTGA
- a CDS encoding GNAT family N-acetyltransferase, which translates to MALRLRFLLDTNILIPLQDSYQVLEPNLTDFVRLAGVGGHQLLYHPATIADFRRDTDEQRREMNLHRLAQYSQLDNPARCPWNTPETTANEACDNEILYALECDAVHALVTEDRGIHGKARTRGLSDRVYTIQMAQYWLRGLHEPKQEVLPNIEDVPLHSLTPSLATDFFDSLREGYAGFDEWFRRTARDDRRAWVYRDEHGNLSALCIYTVQNGEVLNDAKECLTGDALKLCTFKVGEKVRGRKIGELFLKAAFRYATNNACEHLFIHADAERHDYLLRLLEDFGFEERGTYSGDLVMVKTHPLSAPEPAGLPPLDYARRYFPHFRYDADVQKFIVPILPEYHETLFPDYSPHQGRLFNPSNSVGNAIKLAYLCHAKTTAIGAGDVLLFYRTHDEMSVTTIGIVDKFKVLQDPAEIASLVSRRTVYSQEEIETMAKKQTKVILFRSVEHLSRPVSYAQLQRECGVAGPIQSIRHIHDDQFSKVLTAAGWKSHSSFN; encoded by the coding sequence TTGGCGCTGCGACTTCGATTTCTGCTCGACACAAACATTCTAATTCCACTTCAGGACTCTTATCAGGTTCTTGAGCCGAATCTGACTGACTTCGTTCGATTAGCCGGAGTCGGTGGGCATCAGTTGCTCTACCATCCCGCGACCATTGCGGATTTTCGGCGAGATACCGATGAGCAGCGGCGCGAAATGAATCTTCATCGTCTTGCGCAATACTCACAGCTTGATAACCCTGCACGATGCCCTTGGAATACGCCGGAAACTACGGCCAACGAGGCATGCGATAACGAAATTCTCTATGCCCTTGAATGCGATGCGGTGCATGCATTAGTTACTGAGGACAGGGGTATTCACGGTAAGGCGCGAACAAGAGGATTGAGTGATCGTGTTTATACGATCCAAATGGCGCAATACTGGCTCCGTGGGCTGCACGAGCCGAAGCAGGAGGTTCTTCCCAATATTGAGGATGTACCGCTGCATAGCCTGACACCAAGTCTAGCTACGGATTTCTTTGATAGCTTGCGTGAAGGGTACGCCGGGTTTGATGAATGGTTTCGTCGTACGGCGCGCGACGACCGGCGAGCGTGGGTGTACAGGGACGAACATGGAAATTTGTCGGCACTTTGTATTTATACCGTACAAAATGGTGAGGTTCTCAATGATGCGAAAGAGTGCCTTACTGGAGATGCGCTCAAACTTTGCACCTTCAAGGTTGGTGAAAAGGTTCGCGGACGGAAAATCGGAGAGCTATTTCTCAAGGCCGCATTCCGCTATGCCACCAATAACGCATGCGAACATCTGTTCATTCATGCCGATGCCGAGCGCCACGATTACCTTTTGCGTTTACTAGAAGATTTTGGTTTTGAGGAACGCGGGACGTATTCAGGTGATCTAGTGATGGTGAAGACTCATCCGCTATCAGCTCCTGAGCCAGCTGGATTGCCGCCGCTCGACTATGCTCGTCGATATTTTCCACATTTTAGATATGATGCGGACGTACAGAAATTCATCGTTCCCATCTTGCCGGAGTATCACGAAACGCTTTTTCCTGATTACAGTCCGCATCAAGGCCGCTTGTTCAACCCGTCGAACAGCGTAGGCAACGCGATCAAGCTGGCCTATTTGTGTCATGCGAAGACAACTGCTATCGGCGCTGGTGATGTCTTACTGTTCTACCGTACACATGACGAGATGTCTGTAACCACAATTGGTATCGTGGATAAGTTTAAGGTGCTACAAGACCCTGCCGAAATAGCCAGCCTCGTCAGCCGCCGGACGGTCTACAGTCAAGAAGAAATAGAAACAATGGCGAAAAAACAGACGAAAGTTATTCTCTTCCGTTCGGTCGAGCATCTATCTCGACCAGTTAGCTATGCTCAACTTCAGCGGGAATGCGGTGTAGCAGGACCAATTCAATCAATTCGACACATTCATGATGACCAATTCTCAAAAGTGCTTACTGCCGCAGGGTGGAAGAGCCATAGTTCTTTCAATTAA
- the mobF gene encoding MobF family relaxase, with translation MMTFSPIAAAEEAVEYFENLAEEDYYEKGGEPPGLYLGGLSPALWIQGQVKPGELGLLLRGFHPKTGENLASNAGPEHKPGWDFTFSSPKSVSTAWALGGTEIRESIKQAQAKAVASALAFLEQHAFSSRDRNDGFEKIDRVLAAAYEHGTSRELDPQLHTHVLCANLGLRKDGTVCAIDFDSRWKMAAGAVYRAQLAHEVKMSGFSIQQEGRGSFSIVGIDKSICDVFSTRRQQILAYANETGFTSHAGMKIATLATRQSKPLCESRATLLDEWEETGRQNGIASGDIQLLRSFAPQCLFMPTPTQMFDLMTEKMSTFTPMQLHHAVAVVAQGIKDAEEIDKYITDLMCHAELVRLIAKNNQIDKRSGSTECRYTTQSQIKLEQALVENAQSRAGELNHYASPSDAIAAHKTLTEEQISALRYITVDPGGVKIVQGMAGTGKGFMLRAAREAWQAAGLDVRGAALAGKAADGLEQSAGIHSQTVHSLIEELEKGTVKLSPQSVLVIDEAGMIGSKQLSKLLNQIHDVGAKAVLVGDSRQLQPIDAGGAFRLLAERLGYASLRNVIRQRHDVDKEIVRQFAEGSVAQALVLIKARGGIAVCANVSSAMLKMEEEWAAQFDSSRPQEALMLAGTRAEAFHLNQLARERARRDKRFGRSVQVETVINDIRYEREFAENDRIIFCRNNRSIGVKNGDLGTVLGIDQRKDGHYVFQVQLDSGRAIQFVFGDPKKLGRLGCQEIEYGYAMSMHKGQGVTADKVFILMSEGMGDREWNYVGVSRARDKTRIFCSEEFAKQLQNVMSRSRQKDTSLDYQLEQEMAT, from the coding sequence ATGATGACTTTTAGCCCCATTGCAGCTGCAGAAGAAGCGGTCGAATATTTCGAGAATTTAGCAGAAGAGGATTATTACGAGAAGGGTGGTGAACCACCCGGCCTTTATCTTGGCGGTCTGTCTCCGGCACTTTGGATCCAGGGTCAGGTAAAACCGGGCGAGTTAGGACTATTGTTGCGGGGCTTCCACCCCAAAACCGGCGAGAACTTGGCGAGTAATGCAGGGCCGGAGCATAAGCCTGGGTGGGACTTTACGTTTTCCTCGCCCAAATCTGTGTCGACGGCTTGGGCATTGGGAGGCACGGAGATTCGAGAGTCAATCAAACAAGCCCAGGCGAAAGCAGTGGCGTCTGCATTGGCTTTTTTGGAGCAACATGCATTTTCTAGCCGCGATCGGAATGATGGGTTTGAAAAAATTGACAGAGTGCTGGCTGCCGCGTACGAACATGGCACAAGCCGGGAGCTCGATCCTCAACTGCATACCCACGTTTTATGCGCGAATCTCGGATTGCGAAAAGATGGCACGGTCTGTGCGATCGACTTTGACTCAAGATGGAAAATGGCGGCGGGAGCCGTTTATCGGGCGCAACTAGCCCATGAAGTGAAGATGTCGGGTTTCTCTATTCAACAGGAAGGGAGGGGGAGCTTCAGCATTGTCGGCATTGATAAATCCATCTGCGATGTATTCTCAACGAGGCGGCAGCAAATTCTCGCCTATGCCAATGAGACCGGTTTTACTAGTCATGCTGGGATGAAAATTGCGACACTCGCAACCAGGCAATCAAAACCATTGTGCGAATCCCGCGCTACCTTGTTGGATGAGTGGGAGGAAACGGGCCGCCAGAACGGAATTGCCAGCGGCGATATTCAACTGCTGCGCTCATTCGCACCACAGTGCTTGTTTATGCCTACACCCACACAAATGTTTGATCTGATGACTGAAAAAATGTCCACATTCACGCCGATGCAACTGCATCATGCGGTTGCAGTGGTGGCGCAGGGGATTAAGGACGCCGAAGAAATTGACAAGTACATCACAGACCTGATGTGTCATGCGGAACTGGTCCGCCTGATCGCTAAAAACAATCAGATCGACAAGAGATCTGGCTCGACAGAGTGTCGCTACACAACCCAATCACAAATCAAGCTGGAGCAGGCCTTGGTTGAAAATGCACAAAGTCGCGCCGGAGAGTTGAACCACTACGCCAGTCCTTCTGACGCCATAGCTGCACACAAGACGCTCACCGAAGAACAAATATCCGCCTTACGCTATATAACAGTTGATCCCGGTGGAGTGAAAATCGTGCAAGGAATGGCCGGGACGGGGAAAGGATTTATGTTGAGGGCAGCACGCGAAGCGTGGCAAGCGGCGGGTTTGGATGTGCGGGGGGCGGCGCTAGCCGGAAAAGCAGCTGACGGACTAGAGCAATCCGCCGGGATTCATTCACAAACAGTTCATTCATTAATAGAAGAGCTGGAAAAGGGAACAGTAAAGCTATCACCACAATCAGTTCTTGTTATCGACGAAGCAGGAATGATCGGTTCGAAACAGCTTTCAAAGCTGCTGAATCAGATTCATGATGTGGGTGCTAAAGCGGTTCTGGTTGGGGATAGTCGGCAGTTGCAGCCTATTGATGCGGGCGGCGCTTTTCGTTTGCTGGCAGAGCGGCTAGGCTACGCATCATTACGGAATGTCATACGCCAACGTCATGACGTTGATAAAGAAATCGTGCGTCAATTTGCAGAAGGGAGCGTTGCACAGGCATTGGTTTTGATCAAAGCACGCGGCGGGATCGCGGTATGCGCCAATGTCTCTTCAGCTATGTTGAAAATGGAAGAGGAGTGGGCTGCTCAGTTTGACTCATCTAGACCGCAAGAAGCGTTAATGCTGGCCGGGACACGAGCAGAAGCATTTCATCTTAATCAGTTGGCGCGAGAACGCGCTCGTCGGGACAAACGTTTTGGAAGATCTGTTCAAGTTGAAACTGTCATCAATGATATCCGCTACGAGCGCGAATTTGCTGAGAACGACCGCATCATTTTTTGTCGGAACAATCGCTCGATCGGCGTCAAAAATGGTGACCTAGGCACTGTACTTGGCATCGACCAGCGAAAAGATGGTCACTACGTTTTCCAAGTTCAGCTTGATAGCGGCCGGGCGATTCAATTTGTTTTCGGAGATCCAAAAAAACTAGGCCGCCTTGGTTGTCAGGAGATCGAATATGGGTATGCCATGTCGATGCATAAAGGCCAGGGAGTCACGGCAGATAAAGTGTTCATTCTGATGTCCGAAGGAATGGGTGACCGCGAATGGAATTACGTGGGGGTGAGTAGGGCGCGAGATAAAACGCGCATCTTCTGCTCAGAGGAGTTTGCTAAACAGTTGCAAAATGTAATGTCGAGGTCACGCCAGAAAGATACATCGCTCGATTATCAGTTGGAACAAGAAATGGCGACCTGA
- a CDS encoding type IV secretion system DNA-binding domain-containing protein, translating to MQTNVNGVWKIEAGFQLGVFVFLLSSVILTWAGFHISFPLIDPTWSWRGWTQLPPAVFHFWLAKAGYKAASWSVEESLIRQSGTAVAFSIHVYAPVVISTFAGVLVGYHGAKPGDGLIHLRGTRYFYGRDAIKSGRKSSLAECADGESGIRIHPSIQLSRARELLGVLVLGSPGSGKTQVLWSALLQMIARPSAKIFLLDNKGDFTGQVDPSISIILAPWDSRSEALDIGATVKTELDAELFAASTVPVSKGENAVFSKAARLMLTGLIVCLQKTHGTKWGWTDLAQAIEAPANEIVEAFTRHFAIGLKIFRENSRTSESVVFDLIRELAFIRHLATAWPISVGKFNLNEWLKDDSNCKPVLLLQVNKAFASVSDPLCCAVLNLISRQVLSPQFPDNANRRLYFLLDEIAQIPYVEQLKNLTALGRSKGVSIWLGLQDIGLLIETYGRQEIDSLISMLRTKIILQIGAGPGADYASKLLGAREVERYDSSKNAEDAGKIATLSQVQPQQLVLSDQVSGLKLASLRRGIQGWLSIDGWGMTLQLRWPAKKIPLVRSGLILADWASPDCDQTQPSQANGTFRKIDAIVASRIPLAKKTAVKIKRKAEPK from the coding sequence ATGCAAACCAACGTAAATGGTGTTTGGAAAATTGAGGCTGGATTCCAGCTTGGTGTCTTCGTGTTCCTTCTGTCGAGCGTAATACTGACTTGGGCAGGCTTTCACATCTCGTTCCCCTTGATTGATCCGACATGGTCCTGGCGAGGATGGACACAGTTGCCTCCTGCTGTGTTCCATTTTTGGTTGGCGAAGGCTGGGTACAAAGCGGCATCTTGGTCTGTGGAGGAAAGTTTAATTCGCCAATCCGGCACGGCCGTTGCTTTTTCAATTCACGTCTATGCACCGGTCGTGATTTCGACCTTTGCTGGTGTGTTGGTCGGATATCACGGCGCTAAGCCTGGAGACGGATTAATTCATTTGCGTGGCACACGGTATTTTTATGGGCGAGACGCGATCAAGAGTGGGCGCAAATCGTCTCTTGCCGAATGTGCCGACGGGGAATCAGGTATTCGCATACATCCGTCTATCCAGTTGAGCCGCGCCAGAGAACTACTGGGTGTGCTAGTGCTTGGTAGTCCTGGTAGCGGCAAGACACAAGTCTTATGGTCGGCACTTTTGCAGATGATTGCACGACCCAGCGCAAAAATATTTTTGCTCGACAACAAGGGCGATTTTACTGGGCAGGTTGATCCTTCAATTTCAATAATCCTCGCGCCATGGGATAGTCGATCGGAAGCGCTGGATATTGGGGCGACGGTTAAAACCGAACTGGATGCAGAACTATTCGCAGCATCGACGGTGCCAGTTTCCAAAGGCGAAAATGCTGTCTTCAGTAAAGCTGCACGCTTGATGCTGACAGGTCTCATTGTTTGTCTTCAAAAAACACACGGAACAAAATGGGGGTGGACAGATCTAGCCCAAGCGATTGAAGCCCCGGCCAACGAAATAGTCGAAGCATTTACGCGCCACTTCGCCATTGGTCTAAAAATATTCCGAGAAAACTCGCGCACCAGTGAGTCGGTCGTCTTCGACCTGATTAGAGAGTTGGCATTCATCCGTCATCTCGCTACTGCCTGGCCGATATCGGTTGGCAAGTTCAATCTCAATGAGTGGTTGAAAGATGACTCGAATTGCAAACCAGTTCTCTTGCTGCAAGTGAATAAGGCGTTTGCATCCGTATCAGATCCGCTTTGTTGCGCCGTGCTGAATCTGATTTCGCGTCAGGTTTTGTCGCCGCAGTTTCCTGATAACGCGAACAGACGACTGTATTTTTTGCTGGATGAAATCGCACAAATTCCATATGTGGAACAGCTCAAAAATCTTACTGCTCTGGGACGTTCGAAAGGCGTTTCAATTTGGCTCGGCCTTCAAGATATCGGATTGCTTATTGAGACGTACGGCAGACAAGAAATTGATTCACTAATTTCGATGCTGCGAACAAAAATCATTTTGCAAATTGGTGCTGGCCCCGGCGCTGACTATGCTTCAAAGCTGCTCGGAGCACGAGAGGTCGAAAGATACGATTCATCGAAAAACGCTGAAGACGCGGGAAAAATTGCGACCTTAAGTCAAGTACAACCGCAGCAACTCGTTCTGTCTGACCAGGTGTCTGGTTTGAAACTCGCGTCGCTGAGACGCGGTATTCAAGGATGGCTTTCGATCGACGGGTGGGGGATGACTTTGCAACTGAGATGGCCGGCGAAAAAAATTCCACTGGTTCGGAGCGGCTTAATTTTGGCAGATTGGGCGAGTCCAGACTGCGATCAAACACAGCCGTCTCAAGCCAACGGCACTTTCCGAAAAATTGACGCAATAGTTGCATCAAGAATTCCTCTAGCAAAAAAAACAGCTGTGAAAATTAAAAGAAAGGCAGAGCCAAAATGA